Proteins encoded in a region of the Zea mays cultivar B73 chromosome 2, Zm-B73-REFERENCE-NAM-5.0, whole genome shotgun sequence genome:
- the LOC100276715 gene encoding uncharacterized protein LOC100276715, translating into MAKSLRSKREKRLRTLRREIAEPFYDKKEAAKLTAQAAALAAPPLQVRGPPPSQDAGSSRGASSASAMDVEMSDEGNNRSKTFLKPLGIISKKKVQLHLKIKKDKRKARKKGKFSFKK; encoded by the exons ATGGCGAAGTCTCTGCGATCCAAGCGCGAGAAGCGGCTGCGGACATTGCGCCGGGAGATAGCGGAGCCCTTCTACGACAAGAAGGAGGCCGCCAAGCTCACCGCGCAGGCCGCCGCGCTTGCTGCTCCCCCGCTCCAGGTCCGCGGGCCCCCGCCGTCCCAGGATGCCGGCAGCTCCCGCGGCGCTAGCTCAGCCTCGGCTATGG ATGTGGAGATGTCCGATGAAGGAAACAACAGGTCTAAAACCTTCTTGAAGCCACTTGGCATCATTAGCAAGAAGAAGGTACAGCTTCATTTGAAGATCAAGAAAGACAAGAGAAAAGCTAGGAAGAAGGGGAAGTTTTCTTTTAAAAAGTAG